From Streptomyces fungicidicus, one genomic window encodes:
- a CDS encoding 3-deoxy-7-phosphoheptulonate synthase, with product MSVPQFPVPPAAVPAAEQQPQWPDPDAVTRVRERLAGLPPLVRPHDSDRLAALLGEVAGGRAFLLQGGDCAEMVERATPAAVHGTVATLSRLAGTLERAFGMPVVTVGRLAGQYAKPRSSPLETVQGHTLPAYRGDAVNGAAFTAEDRTPDPRRMLRAYEAAATTLRLVADRPEPRPVAREVFVSHEALLMDYELPLTRRDSRTGRAYAGSGHLLWAGERTRDPEGAHIAFLSRVANPVAVKIGPGARPDDLLRLARTLNPGAVPGRLTFIVRTGAGSVRRVLPELVGAVADAGVPVAWVCDPMHGNTVRVNGRKTRYFDDVYEEIAGFFEVHRALGTHPGGVHLEMTGADVTECLGGGSGAVWSAGVRPADLASRYESACDPRLNRTQALELGRLVAGLRTPSLVAAG from the coding sequence ATGTCCGTACCCCAGTTCCCCGTGCCGCCGGCCGCCGTACCCGCGGCCGAGCAGCAGCCGCAGTGGCCCGACCCCGACGCGGTGACCCGTGTCCGGGAACGGCTGGCCGGCCTTCCCCCGCTCGTCCGCCCGCACGACAGCGACCGGCTGGCCGCGCTGCTCGGCGAGGTCGCGGGGGGCCGGGCCTTCCTGCTCCAGGGCGGCGACTGCGCCGAGATGGTCGAGCGGGCCACACCGGCGGCGGTGCACGGCACCGTGGCGACGCTGTCCCGTCTGGCGGGGACCCTGGAGCGGGCCTTCGGGATGCCGGTGGTGACGGTCGGGCGGCTCGCCGGTCAGTACGCCAAGCCGCGCTCCAGCCCGCTGGAGACGGTGCAGGGGCACACCCTGCCCGCCTACCGCGGTGACGCGGTCAACGGCGCGGCGTTCACCGCGGAGGACCGCACCCCCGATCCCCGGCGCATGCTGCGCGCGTACGAGGCGGCCGCGACCACGCTGCGGCTGGTCGCCGACCGTCCGGAGCCGCGGCCGGTGGCGCGGGAGGTGTTCGTGTCCCACGAGGCGCTGCTGATGGACTACGAACTCCCGCTGACCCGGCGGGACTCCCGCACGGGACGCGCGTACGCCGGCTCCGGGCACCTGCTGTGGGCAGGCGAGCGCACCCGGGACCCCGAGGGGGCGCACATCGCGTTCCTGTCCCGGGTCGCCAACCCGGTGGCGGTGAAGATCGGCCCCGGCGCCCGTCCGGACGACCTGCTGCGGCTCGCCCGGACGCTCAACCCCGGCGCGGTGCCGGGCCGGCTGACGTTCATCGTGCGGACCGGTGCGGGCAGCGTCCGGCGGGTGCTGCCGGAGCTGGTCGGCGCGGTCGCGGACGCGGGCGTCCCGGTGGCCTGGGTGTGCGACCCGATGCACGGCAACACCGTCCGTGTGAACGGCCGCAAGACCCGGTACTTCGACGACGTGTACGAGGAGATCGCCGGCTTCTTCGAGGTGCACCGGGCGCTGGGCACGCACCCCGGCGGCGTCCATCTGGAGATGACCGGCGCGGACGTCACCGAGTGCCTGGGCGGCGGTTCGGGAGCGGTGTGGAGCGCGGGCGTGCGCCCCGCCGACCTCGCGTCCCGCTACGAGTCGGCGTGCGATCCCCGGCTGAACCGCACCCAGGCCCTGGAACTCGGCCGGCTCGTCGCCGGTCTGCGCACGCCGTCCCTGGTGGCGGCGGGCTGA
- a CDS encoding isochorismatase family protein, whose translation MTQAAVPEIVPHAMPTAAELPRNTAEWVLDPDRAVLLVHDMQRFFVEKLPARQSPRTELERHTVALREAAVRAGVPVLYTAQPGGMSPDERGLLADFWGPGMSARPEDRAVVDGLTPDEGDTVLVKWRASAYHGGELLRLLRASGRDQMVLCGIYAHVGILLTAADGFAHGIRTFVAGDATADFSRGHHRLALRYMAERCAMVLPTGTLVTALDGDRAAGAELAEARS comes from the coding sequence ATGACGCAGGCCGCCGTTCCCGAGATCGTCCCCCATGCCATGCCCACCGCCGCCGAGCTGCCGCGGAACACCGCCGAGTGGGTCCTGGACCCGGACCGGGCCGTGCTGCTCGTCCACGACATGCAGCGCTTCTTCGTCGAGAAGCTGCCCGCGCGGCAGTCGCCGCGCACCGAACTCGAACGGCACACCGTCGCGTTGCGCGAGGCGGCGGTCCGCGCCGGGGTGCCGGTCCTCTACACCGCCCAGCCGGGCGGCATGAGCCCCGACGAGCGCGGACTGCTCGCGGACTTCTGGGGCCCCGGCATGAGCGCGCGCCCCGAGGACCGGGCCGTCGTCGACGGGCTGACGCCGGACGAGGGCGACACCGTGCTCGTCAAGTGGCGTGCCAGCGCCTACCACGGCGGTGAGCTGCTGCGGCTGCTGCGCGCCTCGGGCCGCGACCAGATGGTGCTGTGCGGGATCTACGCCCACGTCGGCATCCTGCTGACCGCCGCCGACGGCTTCGCGCACGGCATCCGCACCTTCGTCGCGGGCGACGCCACCGCGGACTTCTCCCGGGGCCACCACCGGCTGGCCCTGCGGTACATGGCGGAGCGGTGCGCCATGGTGCTGCCGACCGGCACCCTGGTGACCGCGCTCGACGGTGACCGGGCGGCCGGCGCCGAGCTCGCGGAGGCACGGTCGTGA
- a CDS encoding 2,3-dihydro-2,3-dihydroxybenzoate dehydrogenase, protein MTVLTHDLERDGLGLDGRVAVVTGAAGGIGAEVVAELVRHRAAVALVDRDGTALEELAARLRKEAAADPAAPEPRLLAVPADVSDGEEVAAAVERVESELGPITHLVNAAGILRPGPVAGLSERDWADTLAVNATGVYLMSRAVAARMAPRGHGAVVTVTSNAARTARTGMAAYAASKAAAQAFTKCLGLELAGAGIRCNVVAPGSTDTPMLTSLWEGEDAGRPSIEGAPDAYRVGIPTGRLARPSDVAQAVVFLLSERAGHITLQDLTVDGGATLGV, encoded by the coding sequence ATGACGGTGCTGACGCACGATCTCGAGCGGGACGGTCTCGGACTGGACGGCCGGGTGGCCGTGGTGACCGGCGCGGCCGGCGGCATCGGCGCGGAGGTCGTGGCCGAACTGGTCCGCCACCGGGCGGCCGTGGCCCTGGTCGACCGGGACGGGACGGCGCTCGAGGAGCTCGCCGCGCGGCTGCGCAAGGAGGCCGCCGCCGATCCCGCGGCGCCCGAGCCCCGGCTGCTGGCCGTGCCGGCGGACGTGTCGGACGGCGAGGAGGTAGCGGCGGCGGTCGAGCGGGTGGAGAGCGAGCTGGGGCCGATCACACACCTGGTCAACGCCGCGGGCATCCTGCGCCCCGGTCCGGTGGCCGGGCTGTCCGAGCGCGACTGGGCCGACACCCTCGCGGTGAACGCCACCGGCGTCTATCTGATGAGCCGTGCGGTGGCCGCCCGGATGGCGCCGCGCGGGCACGGGGCGGTCGTCACCGTCACCTCCAACGCGGCCCGCACCGCCCGTACCGGCATGGCCGCCTACGCGGCGTCCAAGGCGGCCGCGCAGGCGTTCACCAAGTGCCTGGGGCTGGAGCTCGCGGGCGCCGGCATCCGCTGCAACGTGGTCGCGCCGGGCTCCACCGACACGCCGATGCTGACCTCCCTGTGGGAGGGCGAGGACGCGGGCCGCCCGTCCATCGAGGGCGCCCCCGACGCGTACCGCGTCGGCATCCCCACCGGCCGGCTGGCCCGACCCTCCGACGTGGCCCAGGCGGTGGTGTTCCTGCTCTCCGAGCGGGCCGGCCACATCACTCTGCAGGACCTCACGGTCGACGGCGGCGCCACGCTCGGCGTGTGA
- a CDS encoding amidohydrolase family protein, with protein sequence MSAPEPLLVRGAHLYTADDGERVLPEGSLLAVDGRIAAVGTVAEVDAAVAALPPGQRAALRTVDARRMLVLPGFVNAHWHELFSTRLPFNGALRPADDRGDQAGFLGHGGDMHRISAVFDSFHDLIAGLTPDEGEAIARFSMWTQLRAGVTTLGDVGSVNRPEALAAAAVWLGMRCSVSTWATDAVCRPGESAFTRSRDTDAVLSEIESLVKTCADDPTGLLRARPTAVYGTNMTDELGRGLAGIVQRHDTGFASHIGAQRNEGEFVRGYYGDTPVRRFAGLGLLDERLMSIHTGFADDEERKMLLEAGVHLSHSPAKYGSAGESAMTETRLIPELRHAGLDVSLSTDGQPLVFPGMPEQMRAAWQTHNEMYADPLLVRPTDALAMGTRIAARGLRWEEEIGSLAPGKQADLVMVPLDDWRFVHTPRPLEAFLAVGGSGDIDTVVVGGRVLVESGRPTGFDEDALLADYEAALRSYSVRCLKVPQESVDEVFARTTRRRAAEEATR encoded by the coding sequence ATGAGCGCACCCGAGCCGCTGCTCGTGCGCGGCGCCCACCTGTACACGGCCGACGACGGCGAACGGGTCCTGCCCGAGGGGTCGTTGCTGGCCGTCGACGGCCGGATCGCCGCCGTCGGGACGGTGGCCGAGGTGGACGCCGCCGTCGCCGCGCTGCCGCCCGGCCAGCGGGCCGCGCTGCGTACGGTGGACGCCCGCCGGATGCTGGTGCTGCCCGGCTTCGTCAACGCGCACTGGCACGAACTGTTCTCCACCCGGCTGCCGTTCAACGGGGCGCTGCGGCCCGCCGACGACCGCGGCGACCAGGCCGGCTTCCTCGGTCACGGCGGCGACATGCACCGCATCTCCGCCGTCTTCGACTCCTTCCACGACCTGATCGCCGGTCTCACCCCGGACGAGGGCGAGGCCATCGCCCGGTTCTCGATGTGGACGCAGCTGCGGGCGGGCGTCACCACGCTCGGTGACGTCGGCTCGGTCAACCGCCCCGAGGCGCTGGCCGCGGCCGCCGTGTGGCTGGGGATGCGCTGCTCGGTGAGCACCTGGGCCACGGACGCCGTGTGCCGGCCCGGGGAGAGCGCGTTCACCCGCAGCCGTGACACCGACGCCGTGCTGTCCGAGATCGAGTCGCTGGTCAAGACGTGCGCGGACGACCCCACGGGCCTGCTGAGGGCCCGCCCCACCGCCGTGTACGGCACCAACATGACCGACGAACTCGGGCGCGGGCTGGCCGGGATCGTGCAGCGCCACGACACCGGTTTCGCCTCGCACATCGGCGCCCAGCGCAACGAGGGCGAGTTCGTCCGCGGCTACTACGGCGACACGCCGGTGCGCCGGTTCGCCGGGCTCGGGCTGCTGGACGAGCGGCTGATGTCGATCCACACCGGGTTCGCCGACGACGAGGAACGCAAGATGCTGCTGGAGGCGGGAGTGCACCTGAGCCACTCCCCCGCCAAGTACGGTTCCGCGGGCGAGTCCGCGATGACGGAGACCCGGCTGATCCCGGAACTGCGCCACGCCGGACTCGACGTGTCGCTGTCCACCGACGGCCAGCCGCTGGTCTTCCCCGGCATGCCCGAGCAGATGCGGGCCGCCTGGCAGACCCACAACGAGATGTACGCCGACCCGCTGCTGGTCCGGCCCACCGACGCGCTGGCGATGGGCACCCGGATCGCCGCCCGCGGACTGCGCTGGGAGGAGGAGATCGGCAGCCTGGCCCCGGGCAAGCAGGCGGACCTGGTGATGGTTCCGCTGGACGACTGGCGGTTCGTGCACACGCCGCGTCCGCTGGAGGCGTTCCTCGCGGTGGGCGGCTCCGGCGACATCGACACGGTCGTCGTCGGCGGGCGGGTCCTGGTGGAGTCGGGCCGGCCCACCGGCTTCGACGAGGACGCCCTGCTGGCCGACTACGAGGCGGCGCTGCGCTCCTACTCGGTGCGCTGCCTGAAGGTTCCGCAGGAGAGCGTGGACGAGGTGTTCGCGCGCACCACGCGGCGCCGCGCCGCCGAGGAGGCGACCCGATGA
- a CDS encoding phosphopantetheine-binding protein encodes MDTSTPTGDLELRAQVRDAVAQLLGTAPDEIPDDANLILLGLGSLEVMRLSSRWRRGGFPVDFDSLLSDPTVAGFSRELAEARARSAATGGAA; translated from the coding sequence ATGGACACCAGTACACCGACCGGGGACCTGGAGCTGCGCGCACAGGTGCGTGACGCCGTCGCCCAGCTCCTGGGTACCGCGCCGGACGAGATCCCGGACGACGCCAACCTCATCCTGCTGGGGCTCGGTTCGCTCGAAGTCATGCGGCTGAGCAGCCGCTGGCGGCGCGGCGGCTTCCCCGTCGACTTCGACTCCCTGCTCTCCGACCCGACCGTGGCCGGGTTCAGCCGTGAGCTCGCCGAGGCGCGGGCGCGGTCCGCGGCGACCGGGGGTGCCGCATGA